The Augochlora pura isolate Apur16 chromosome 4, APUR_v2.2.1, whole genome shotgun sequence genome segment aaagTGTAAGGTTTaatgatttcaatattttgagaattttatatgaatattttcaaaatcgttCAATCTGTCTGCTGCTTTGAATTGCACGTGCACATTTTTGTCACAAAactataaaatccgcagtctagatATTAGGCAAGTTATTCCCGTAAATATCAAAAAGCAACCCGTATGCTTTTGTCTAGCCAACTTTGTCACCTTGAGCGACTACACGTCGCACAAACGTAATCACTGCTAATTGTTTTCCTTTTGATTGTCCAGACCGAATACAAGTATTGCTATGATCTGGTGCTCCACTACGTGCTACACTATCTCAATAAAGACATGAACGAAAAGAAGTGAGAAAGCGAGTTGAGGGACGAGCTGTGGTTCATCGAGTTCGGTCGTGGAGCGGCGCTACCGTTGACACCGGAGGAGGCGCCGGCTGATGGCGAGCCGATGGTGCCTTGTGCCCAAGGTCGCGTGATCGTGGAGACTGCCAGACCGGCGCCGCCGTATTTTGCGACGTGCACCAGGTACCGTAGAGCATTGACCAGCACGCCGATCGAGATCTCCGACGTGACGACGTCGAGCGTCACGCGTATTGATCaaccgtcgtcgtcctcgGGCGGCAAGGGTGCCATCAGCAAGATCGTTCCATTGCAAAGTTCAGCAGCGAGACCGGAAGACCTCGACGTAACGTCCTGGTTCCTCGAGGACTACCCGACGATCGACTCCTCGCCGGGGCCTGCGGGCCATCATGGCTCGTATCCCTCTTGCCTATACACCGATGTTGAGCCCAGCAACAGTAAACAGGACATGGTCTCGACCAGGAATAGTAGCATTGAAAGCGAGTTACCACGGCCGTCGTTGGCCAACGCTGCGCCCAGGAAGGCCTACATGGACCTGCAAGAGGCGATCGCATTGCTGGACGAGACCTGTCCCAACCAGGAGCTCAGTCCGTCCCTCACACCGAGAACCCCGTTGACCCCGCATCCGAGGAACAAGCGAGCACGCTCGAAGAGTAGCGACAACTCTTCTAATTACAGCAACGATCGTCTCAGCGACCGTTCTTTCGAGACACGGTCGCAGGACAAGGACAAGAAACGACCATTCCTGAAGAAAATCGGGATATCGAAGACGGAGGACAAACCGTTCCTCGCGATGATTGCACCAAAGATTATCGGCAAGCCTTACTTGAAGAAGATAGGGCCAAGCGAAGCTATGGAGAGACCTTTCCTGGATAAGATCGGCTCTTCGAAGACCTTGGACAAGTTCATCTTCGAAACACCGAGACACGACAAGAAGACGGTGACCAGAAGCGAGACGCTCAAGGACGAGGGAAAGAAGATTGCGATGGGGTTAAAGACGCTGAAGGAGCATAAGTCGGTGACTACGGTTGAACAGTTCGCGGTTGAGAGGAAACGGTCTGGTAAGGGTCCTCTCTTGAAAATGTACTCTTTCGAGACCGAAGACCTAGAATCAACTCTTCAAGTCAAAGATAATAGAGATCCGATGCGTGGTGCATCCTTGGACGACGTGCTGGATTCAGGGCCGAGTTCTCTGCCTCTCGAAACGATGGTCGAAGAGACACCAAAGTCGGATGCGAAGGAGAAAACGCTGAACGGTGCCGAGTTATTGAAGTGTCGTGTAACGACTAGCGAGGAGATCATCTTCTGTAACACGAGCTTCGGATCGGACAAGGAACCCAACAGCTGGGGGAGTTCGCCGAAGAAGAAATATCAGCCGAAGAAAGACGCGACGACACCGAGAACGCCTACGCATTATAAAACCACCAGCAGTTCTCAAGATGGAGACAGTGTCCCCAACTCGCCAACGAAACGACCGATCTCGAACGTCTCGTCGGATCGTACGGATACCTCACGGCCTGGCTCCTCGCAGAGGGGCGTATACTCCCCAATGAAGATTAGGAGGCAAACTTTCGAGGACATAGTGGACAGAAATGGGAAAAGCGAAGAAAACGGGACGAAGTTGAATAAACAAGCACAGTTCGAGAGACGAGGCATTTCGTCCGACAATCTCTTGTCGAAGGATCGAGCCACTTCGAGCTATCAAGCGAAAGATCAGATCGAGAAGAGCAGGGAAGCGTCGTCAGCGGACTCGCTGGCCCACCGTGTTAGCCCAGAATACAGCAAGGAGACGTTCAAACAACTACAAGACAAGTTCGAGCGCCACGAAGCTCCGATCGAAACGTATGCAGACTTCAAACGCCGTACTCGTGGAAACATTCAGTGCACGATCTTGAGACAACACGAAAGATCAAAGACCGACTTGGCGATGGAAACTCGTGACGAAGACTTGAAGGATGCTAAGGTGGAAACGGATGAGAAATCGGAGGTTCCAGGGTCACCAACAAAAGATGCGGAGGCGGGGTCGGCCTGGGAGGGAAGAAACGAGAGCGTTCGAAGTACCGTGAGGTCGGTGCTGAAAAAACAACAAGGTATCGATCATCCCAGCGATCAAGAAGATAACAACGCACCTGTTAGGCGTCCGAAGCGACGAATCATTCACGAGCCTTCTCAAGAGACCATGGACTTGTTGACGGAATTGAGGAAGGTGAAAAGTCAGCTGAGAACTCCGTCGCAGGAGAAGGATTTAGAGCTCGATAAAACACCAGTTCGACAACCCAGACGCATTCTGTTGACCGACAAGGAATTCTGTTTGTCCGTTGAGAGGGAGAACAGCATTCGGCGTCCGTCGCGAGTGTTGAATTCGTTGGGAAGAACAGAAGAAAGCTATTTGGACGAGAAACATGAAGACGCTAAGAAAGAGGTAAAAGAGAAACCGAACAAAGATGAGACTAGCGTGAAGGTTCCTGGACCAGCTCTGTTCGAGAAGAAGTGTCTCTCGTTGGACTACGCTGACGAGGAGAAATCTCAGAAGCCAGAAGCTAGAGCCATTTCCTTGGCCTCCACCAGAGATTTACCTTCGGGGATCGAAGAAATGGCGGATTACTCCGATTTAGCGTTAAACTGCGACACGAAGAGCTGTTCATCGGATGTTTTTAACAGTCCCAGTGATGAGGTTGAAACGAACGAACGCAGTAATGATCTAGAGAAAGAGGTCGAATCGAGTAAACGCAGTAACGATCTAGAGAAGGATATCGCCAACAACACCGAATCGAACCATTACGCGGAAGTTGACATTGCCATTCCTATAGATCAAAAGGTGAACAGTCCAAAAGGTAGGGTTCAGGTGCAGGGGAGAACGAGCGATCTGTACGAGATCATATCCCCGAGATCAACACCTTTCCGAATGAAGAAACGACTCGGAAAGATTTCCGTCGAGGAAACAGTTAAGCCGGAGAGTTTCACCCTAGGTTCGAAGGTCGACTGCCGATCAACCGTTGCACAGAAAAGGACCAAGTGCTTCCCTTTATAACGCATGCCGACCTGCCGGTGGGCGAAACACTCTCTGTGACGACGTTTGCCTGCTTTCGCTCTGGCAGAAGTCCAGACCGAGCGTATGGGCAAATTTGAtagcaatttgtttaaaccCCTCCTTTGAGATGTAATCCAAGTACTTTACATCATAGAGGTTTATGTTTTTCGTAGTACTAATATAGTTATACCGCATATTCTACTAATAATCGACACAGAATCATTTGTTTCGTTCTTtagaaagtatatttattatttgtaatggattacattgttattaatcGACTAAAGATTTTTCTGATTCCTAAAAATTCCGCAGGTACAcgtaaatttgttaaaaaaaccATAATGTTGAAAGGTTGCAAGTATTTAGCACACTTTAACCTCCGTCCTCAGCTTCTATCAGGGCGAAAAGAGCAATTAACATTCGCAGTTTGTTCTTGGGGATAATCGTGCGGACCTCcctttatcaaatatatactGTCAGACTCTCCATTTACAGCGAAGCTGCTGCCGAATCAagtcgttattaattttacagcaACATCGTCACAAAAGAACCGTACTACCGTTATTACTACAGCCACCAACTCTCGCATGTGTGTCAATGAACAATCAATGACTCCAATCTactttacataattttaacaacGACGACAacgtcgaacgaaaattcgCCAACTTATTCGAAAGAAACAAGTGAAACTGAGACGGTGTTTAAACGAGACTCCCTCCAATTCGAGAAACGGTGCTTTCTCTCCAAGAATGGTCGTTACTGCGTTCCCGAAAAGCGGGGGAGAAGATACTCTTGATTGTACTTCGAATCGATTCAACTCGCAGGTATATTCTAAAACGTATCCCCGACCACTTTTTAACCGACGTTTCGCTATATGAAACGGCTTGAAGAAGCTCGATGATCACTTTAAACGAAACTCACACTATAGTCGTTGAAAGCATCCCTTCACGCGGTCAACATCCATCAACGACGTGACTCCTCCCTGTCGAGCAGTGCCTTGTTCgtggatatatttatttaaacgaaataaaatgaaaaaaaaagagattgaAGAAATCCTAtcaaagatattattaaaaagaaaagaataatacaaattcCGACTGCAGGCCGGATTTTCTGAATGGGTCCACGGAGTTGCACTTTCGGCGATACACGACTGATGACGATCTGTTCTTTGAATGTCTGTTTCGTAAGTTTCCGATTCTTACCGCGATCACAGACCGGAAACCATAACCGGGTACAATGTCACTCGAAACACAGAACACCGATCTACAATCTTCGGTTCAAATCTAAGGTTTCATTCCTGGAGAATCTTGATTTCACAGCTTAAATGTAAGCAGGATAAAATTCTGatacatacaaaaattttattgcgtAGGAGCATTAccatattaaacaaaattaatgcgaagaaaaatattccctTGTAGAAGAACTGTGAATGACAGCAAGAACTGTTGCTAATTCTCAGTCAACATCTAGTTTAAACAAGTTATTTTCCCTTTCGTGTTTGAATCAATATCGTTCGCTGCCGTCTCCATCAGACGCTCGTTTAGATATTTAAGGATCGTTAATCTGTAGAATGAACTACTCGCAATATCCTTAACATTCCCCGATCGATGATTTCAATCGTCCTAGAGTTTCCATTCAACGTGAGAAACCGCGAAACACTTGAACATTTCTCTGATACGACGAAGTTTGTCCCGAAGCAACAAGGAATGGATCAAAGAGATGATCGCGACAGATACTTGAACTTACGAGAGTGCAACTCCCACGCTTGCCAAGCCTATTCCCTGTTCGGCGAAGCGCGTGACGTTTTAACGACACAAACGTATAgatctaaatatataaatatatatatatatgtatacatacatattaacaataacaaattgTTGCGTTCCTCTTATCATTTTTTAGAGGTAGACAGAGGATCGATGACGTACTTCATGGAATAACGTGGAAAGTAATGTTCGatgtaaatacatatacaagGTGATTTTAGAAAATGGGCCAACGACCATCAAAGAAATACGGTGTGGACGATGGTGCATTTTTCAGTGGCTTTTGCCTCCTCAAAAACTTATTCTCTATAGAGGCACTGctaattttgatttcaaaaatctgTGTTTCGATTTGTTGTATAACTTATCCGTTTTTATTATGTACTCTGTGGAAACTATTAACGAgcttctttataaaatatatttgaacgaaAACCAAAGCTTTAATAACTTTTACcagcaatatatttaattcattttcaaaatgtctTGATTTGTAGTCCATTTTTTTAATCACCCTGtaactatatacatatagggTGCCAGACAAGTTTGTTATTACCTTTAAATTGTATTGGTGCTATCTCTTCTATTGATGCAGTCATTTATGGATACTTCAATTACaaacgaatcaatttttctggaTTCTCAGAATTGTATTAGTTTCAACCCTTTGGTGCTTACAAAAGGCTTCATTTTACTATGTTCGCGTACAATTATCGTGAATGTTCATTCACAGAACCTATGAGCAAAGTTACTGGACGAACTTTTCAGACTCTGTACATGGCATAAAGTACATACGCACTGTTGTTACCCCCGGTGGAATATTTGTAAGTAGTCTATGACTATTAGAGATTAAAACGAGttgatatatagtatatttatacatgCACACGAGTATACTCGGTGACAAGTATACAGACGCGTGTGTATTAATACCTAAACAGGTATACTGTACGGATCCTATAGTTGACGAAATGTGCCAAACAAAGATACGATTTATTGTATGTTAACAAATTATGTTTGTTGTAAGTTGTACAGGCTGTCCAGGAAGTGAGAGATTTCATACGCAAGCTGCGTACGTTTTAAACACCCTTTGCAAATGTACTTATAAATGGGGTCACAGAAAGTGTATTGCATCGCGTGTCGAGGATGGTAATAGTGTGTTAAATGTAGAGAAATGTCCGAGAATGAAGCGATCCACAAAGTAGCAGTTTACTGGGTGACTTGTACATCGTGATCATAGACAGTGATTTTGTTGCTTTCAACGGCGAGCAAGCTACAAGAGACAAGTTTCTGCTCAATGCAATGACATCCTATCTGGTTCCtaagaaaaattaaggaaAGAAGATCTTTCTTGttgctattttttataatatcatctCTGAAAATATTCATGCATCTTCGTGATTGTATTCGAAATGTTcttaaatttcgtaaaaatactCCCGTAATCGGTATAAATCAAAGTCATTATTTCGGT includes the following:
- the LOC144468752 gene encoding uncharacterized protein LOC144468752, whose protein sequence is MVPCAQGRVIVETARPAPPYFATCTRYRRALTSTPIEISDVTTSSVTRIDQPSSSSGGKGAISKIVPLQSSAARPEDLDVTSWFLEDYPTIDSSPGPAGHHGSYPSCLYTDVEPSNSKQDMVSTRNSSIESELPRPSLANAAPRKAYMDLQEAIALLDETCPNQELSPSLTPRTPLTPHPRNKRARSKSSDNSSNYSNDRLSDRSFETRSQDKDKKRPFLKKIGISKTEDKPFLAMIAPKIIGKPYLKKIGPSEAMERPFLDKIGSSKTLDKFIFETPRHDKKTVTRSETLKDEGKKIAMGLKTLKEHKSVTTVEQFAVERKRSGKGPLLKMYSFETEDLESTLQVKDNRDPMRGASLDDVLDSGPSSLPLETMVEETPKSDAKEKTLNGAELLKCRVTTSEEIIFCNTSFGSDKEPNSWGSSPKKKYQPKKDATTPRTPTHYKTTSSSQDGDSVPNSPTKRPISNVSSDRTDTSRPGSSQRGVYSPMKIRRQTFEDIVDRNGKSEENGTKLNKQAQFERRGISSDNLLSKDRATSSYQAKDQIEKSREASSADSLAHRVSPEYSKETFKQLQDKFERHEAPIETYADFKRRTRGNIQCTILRQHERSKTDLAMETRDEDLKDAKVETDEKSEVPGSPTKDAEAGSAWEGRNESVRSTVRSVLKKQQGIDHPSDQEDNNAPVRRPKRRIIHEPSQETMDLLTELRKVKSQLRTPSQEKDLELDKTPVRQPRRILLTDKEFCLSVERENSIRRPSRVLNSLGRTEESYLDEKHEDAKKEVKEKPNKDETSVKVPGPALFEKKCLSLDYADEEKSQKPEARAISLASTRDLPSGIEEMADYSDLALNCDTKSCSSDVFNSPSDEVETNERSNDLEKEVESSKRSNDLEKDIANNTESNHYAEVDIAIPIDQKVNSPKGRVQVQGRTSDLYEIISPRSTPFRMKKRLGKISVEETVKPESFTLGSKVDCRSTVAQKRTKCFPL